A section of the Lathamus discolor isolate bLatDis1 chromosome 6, bLatDis1.hap1, whole genome shotgun sequence genome encodes:
- the LOC136017874 gene encoding chemerin-like receptor 1, whose product MMDSVSSSPPLFSASFPTDQPENSTAHDEYSSLQKSMHILSMVVYSVACLLGVTGNGLVIWITGFKMKKTVNSVWFLNLAIADFIFTFFLPLSIAYTALGFHWPFGKLLCKLNSTIAFLNMFASVFLLTVISMDRCVSVAFPVWSHNRRSPELAARIAVGTWVLALLLSSPYLVFRDTALSSRNSTSCYNNFALSDDYSSEATRRLWRMRHKAMIITRFLCGFLIPFAVILICYSIVAVKLKRRQLASSAKPYRIIIAVTVSFFLCYFPYHVFSLLEISKNSSSPEMKMALYIGIPLVSSLAFFNSCINPILYVFVGPDFKEKFRQSILSTFEGAFSEESVLGSLTSRRKSRSASEVEVPRV is encoded by the coding sequence ATGATGGATAGTGTCTCTTCTTCCCCTCCACTCTTCTCTGCCAGTTTCCCCACTGAccagcctgagaacagcactgCCCATGACGAGTACTCCAGCCTCCAGAAGAGCATGCACATCCTCTCCATGGTGGTGTACAGCGTCGCCTGCTTGCTGGGGGTGACAGGCAACGGCCTTGTCATCTGGATTACAGGCTTCAAGATGAAGAAGACGGTGAACTCAGTCTGGTTCCTCAACCTGGCCATTGCGGACTTCATCTTCACCTTTTTCCTGCCCCTCAGCATCGCCTACACCGCCCTGGGCTTCCACTGGCCGTTTGGGAAGCTCCTGTGCAAGCTGAACAGCACCATCGCCTTCCTCAACATGTTTGCCAGCGTCTTCCTCCTGACAGTCATCAGCATGGACCGCTGCGTTTCTGTGGCCTTTCCCGTCTGGTCTCACAACCGCCGGAGCCCGGAGCTGGCGGCCAGGATCGCGGTGGGGACGTGGGTCCTGGCGCTGCTCCTCAGCTCCCCGTACCTCGTCTTTCGGGACACTGCGCTCAGTTCCAGGAACAGCACCAGCTGCTACAATAATTTTGCCCTGTCCGATGACTACTCATCCGAGGCAACGCGGAGGCTGTGGAGGATGAGGCATAAAGCCATGATCATAACACGATTCTTATGCGGGTTCCTCATCCCTTTTGCGGTGATCCTCATCTGCTACAGCATCGTTGCCGTCAAGCTGAAAAGGCGGCAGTTAGCCAGCTCTGCCAAGCCATACAGAATCATCATCGCTGTCACAGTCTCATTCTTCCTCTGTTATTTCCCCTATCATGTCTTCTCCTTGCTGGAAATATCCAAAAACTCTTCCAGTCCTGAGATGAAAATGGCCCTTTACATCGGGATCCCCTTGGTTTCCAGCCTCGCTTTCTTCAACAGCTGCATCAACCCCATCCTGTACGTATTTGTGGGGCCAGATTTCAAGGAGAAGTTCCGCCAGTCCATCCTGTCGACCTTCGAAGGGGCCTTCAGTGAGGAGTCAGTCCTGGGCAGCCTCACCAGCCGGAGGAAGTCCAGGTCTGCTTCCGAAGTGGAGGTCCCAAGGGTCTGA
- the SHMT1 gene encoding serine hydroxymethyltransferase, cytosolic, translating into MANSTQGDGGLPSAALWASHRNMVMEPLETNDPEVHNIIKKEKQRQRLGLELIASENFASRAVLEALGSCLNNKYSEGYPGQRYYGGTEFIDELERLCQKRALQAYRLDPQKWGVNVQPYSGTPANFAVYTALVEPHGRIMGLDLPDGGHLTHGFMTEKKKISATSVFFESMPYKVNPKTGYIDYDQLEANAQLFHPKLIIAGVSCYSRNLDYARMRKIADVNGAYLMADMAHISGLVAADVVPSPFDYCDIVSTTTHKTLRGCRSGMIFYRKGTRSVDPKTGKEILYNLESLINQAVFPGLQGGPHNHAIAGVAVALQQAMTPEFKAYQQQVVVNCKVLSTALTELGYDIVTGGTDNHLILVDLRSKGTDGSRAERVLELCSIACNKNTCPGDVSALRPSGLRFGTPALTSRGFQQDDFRMVAQYIHKGIELTLRVQKDMSPKATLKEFKEKLEEEKYRKELKALKEEVEAFAGTFPLPGLPVL; encoded by the exons ATGGCAAACTCAACACAGGGCGACGGGGGCCTCCCCAGCGCGGCACTCTGGGCATCCCATAGGAACATGGTGATGGAGCCACTTGAAACCAATGACCCAGAG GTGCACAACATCATCAAGAAGGAGAAGCAGCGGCAGAGGCTTGGGCTGGAATTAATCGCATCGGAGAACTTTGCAAGCCGAGCGGTGCTGGAGGCCCTGGGATCCTGTCTGAACAACAAATACTCCGAGGGGTACCCAGGGCAGAG GTACTATGGTGGGACAGAGTTCATAGACGAGCTGGAAAGGCTGTGCCAGAAGCGAGCCCTGCAGGCGTACCGGCTCGACCCCCAGAAGTGGGGGGTCAACGTCCAGCCCTACTCAG ggacaccCGCAAACTTCGCTGTGTACACGGCCCTGGTGGAGCCCCACGGCAGGATCATGGGGCTGGACCTGCCCGATGGAGGCCACCTCACCCACGGGTTcatgacagaaaagaagaagatCTCTGCCACCTCGGTCTTCTTCGAGTCCATGCCCTATAAG gTCAACCCCAAGACCGGTTACATCGACTATGACCAGCTGGAAGCAAACGCCCAGCTCTTCCACCCCAAGCTGATCATAGCAG GTGTGAGCTGCTACTCGCGCAACCTGGACTATGCCCGCATGCGGAAGATCGCCGACGTCAACGGTGCCTATCTCATGGCCGACATGGCCCACATCAGCGGGCTGGTGGCTGCTGATGTGGTGCCCTCTCCCTTCGACTACTGCGACATCGTCTCCACCACCACGCACAAGACCCTGCGGGGCTGCAGGTCCGGCATGATCTTCTACCGCAAAG GCACCCGCAGTGTGGACCCCAAGACGGGCAAGGAGATACTCTACAACCTGGAGAGCCTCATCAACCAGGCAGTgttccctgggctgcagggaggcCCCCACAACCACGCCATTGCAG gGGTGGCTGTGGCGCTGCAGCAGGCCATGACACCCGAGTTCAAAGCCTACCAGCAGCAAGTGGTGGTGAACTGCAAGGTGCTCTCCACAGCGCTGACAGAGCTGGGCTACGACATTGTCACTG GGGGCACCGACAACCACCTGATCCTTGTGGACCTGCGCAGCAAAGGCACAGATGGCAGCCGGGCTGAGAGGGTGCTGGAGCTCTGCTCCATCGCCTGCAACAAGAACACGTGCCCTG GTGATGTCAGTGCCCTGCGCCCCAGCGGCCTGAGGTTTGGGACACCAGCTCTCACCTCCCGTGGCTTCCAACAGGATGATTTCCGCATGGTGGCTCAGTACATCCACAAAG GGATCGAGCTGACGCTGCGGGTGCAGAAGGACATGAGCCCCAAGGCCACGCTGAAGGAATTCAAGGAGAAACTGGAGGAGGAGAAATATCGGAAGGAGCTGAAGGCGCtgaaggaggaggtggaggcCTTCGCAGGGACCTTCCCACTCCCGGGGCTGCCGGTCCTGTAA
- the SMCR8 gene encoding guanine nucleotide exchange protein SMCR8, translated as MISAPDVVAFTREEELEDELYSEPPLPEEYSVPLFPFAGHGANPWAKVANSKFSRDFILISEFSEQVGPQPLLTIPDDAKVSGTFDLNYFSLRIMSVDYQASFVGHPPGSAYPKLNFVEDSKVVLGDSKEGAFAYVHHLTLYDLEARGFVRPFCMAYISADEHKIMQQFQELSAEFSKASECLKTGNRKAFADELEKKLRDLDYTRTVLHNETEVQKKANDKGYYTTQAIEKANELASVEKSIIEHQDLLKQIRSYPYRKLKESDFHPYEPECALLDQANVGCDRDPTTSDPAETPLYTHVPSYTPKLIKAKSAKCFDKKLKTLEELCDVYFFTQTLDQLHQIERTFRGDVCYLLTEQISRALLKQQTITNFLFEDASCLDEKPPEKQYRGCQGHSHDARDGKCSEEFPAPTVVISLGSYKSSVECVPIKMEQEIEDSQEPQMSESVTFEHQENLDYLDADLKGSISSGESIEVLGTEKSASGLPKSESQASLPVSPSPQVGRSKVGSRRTVSEDSIEVLSTCPSESLIPEDFKASYPSAINEEPYVGDEEGGLRFTPRLNLDDADEQEDVSNQENLVQVDSACCIGKESPNFLEPLPDLGHKPCDEDGVVRIPPQPYRASEPGLHGTFGSFPSHDGISGGLLPYELDSRYMAGSREVSKSSLDECSDSTSYMSSAASTCSDRTPSPAHPACQGADRHKKKAGQNALRFIRQYPFAHPAIYSLLSGRTLIVLGEEEAIVKKLVTALSIFVPNCGLYAKPVKHWVTSPLHVVDFQKWKLIGLQRTVSPAGVNVLHALSRYSRYISILDADSKTLRCPLYKGSVVSRLADHRTQIKRGSTYYMHVQSILTQLCSKAFLFTFCHHLHLPISEREPEESVVSRRVNFLKLQLGLVNEDIKIVQYLAELLKLQYLQEPGQGVSPLLRFDYVPSFLYKI; from the exons ATGATCAGCGCCCCCGATGTGGTAGCGTTCACCcgggaggaggagctggaggatgaGCTGTACAGCGAGCCGCCGCTGCCCGAGGAGTACTCGGTGCCGCTGTTCCCCTTCGCCGGCCACGGCGCCAACCCCTGGGCCAAGGTCGCCAACTCCAAGTTCAGCCGGGATTTCATCCTCATCTCCGAGTTCTCGGAGCAAGTGGGGCCTCAGCCCCTCCTGACCATCCCCGATGATGCCAAAGTGTCGGGGACTTTCGATCTCAATTACTTCTCCCTGCGGATCATGTCCGTGGATTATCAGGCCTCCTTCGTGGGGCATCCTCCCGGCTCTGCGTACCCGAAGCTGAACTTCGTGGAGGATTCCAAAGTGGTGCTTGGGGACTCGAAGGAGGGAGCCTTTGCCTACGTGCACCACTTGACTCTCTATGACCTGGAAGCCAGGGGGTTCGTGAGGCCCTTCTGCATGGCGTATATTTCTGCTGATGAGCACAAAATCATGCAGCAGTTCCAGGAACTCTCTGCTGAGTTTTCCAAGGCCTCCGAGTGCTTAAAGACGGGGAACCGGAAAGCTTTCGCTGATGAACTGGAAAAGAAGCTGAGAGATCTCGACTACACCAGGACTGTCCTGCACAACGAAACCGAGGTGCAGAAGAAAGCCAATGACAAAGGGTATTACACCACCCAAGCCATTGAGAAAGCCAACGAGCTGGCCAGTGTGGAGAAGTCCATCATCGAGCACCAAGACCTGCTGAAACAAATCAGGTCGTATCCCTACAGGAAGCTGAAGGAATCCGACTTCCACCCCTACGAGCCGGAGTGTGCGCTGCTGGATCAGGCCAACGTGGGCTGCGATCGGGACCCCACTACCTCCGACCCTGCTGAAACTCCCCTTTACACCCATGTGCCATCCTATACCCCCAAGCTTATCAAAGCCAAGTCTGCCAAATGCTTTGACAAGAAGCTGAAGACGCTGGAGGAGCTCTGTGATGTGTATTTTTTCACCCAAACCCTCGACCAGTTGCACCAGATCGAGAGGACTTTCAGAGGAGACGTGTGCTACCTCCTGACAGAGCAGATCAGCAGGGcactgctaaagcagcagaCCATAACTAACTTCCTCTTTGAGGATGCGTCTTGTCTGGATGAaaaaccacctgaaaaacaataCAGAGGCTGCCAGGGGCACAGTCACGATGCTAGAGATGGAAAGTGTTCGGAAGAGTTCCCTGCTCCTACAGTGGTCATCAGCTTGGGATCCTACAAGTCCAGCGTGGAGTGTGTGCCCATCAAGATGGAGCAGGAAATTGAGGACTCCCAAGAGCCCCAAATGAGCGAGTCTGTGACGTTTGAGCACCAGGAGAACCTGGATTACCTGGATGCAGATCTAAAAGGCAGCATCAGCAGCGGTGAGAGCATCGAGGTTCTGGGAACGGAGAAGTCTGCCTCTGGCTTGCCCAAATCGGAGAGCCAGGCCAGCCTGCCCGTCAGCCCCAGCCCTCAGGTGGGCAGGAGCAAGGTGGGCAGCAGGAGGACCGTCAGCGAGGACAGCATCGAGGTCCTCAGCACGTGTCCTTCCGAGTCGCTCATCCCGGAGGATTTCAAAGCGAGTTACCCAAGTGCCATTAACGAGGAGCCCTACGTGGGTGATGAAGAGGGAGGCCTCCGCTTCACCCCCAGACTGAACCTGGATGACGCTGACGAGCAGGAAGATGTTTCAAACCAGGAAAACTTAGTGCAGGTGGATTCTGCTTGCTGTATCGGGAAGGAGAGCCCCAACTTCCTGGAGCCTCTGCCTGACCTGGGCCACAAGCCCTGCGATGAGGACGGGGTGGTCAGGATCCCGCCGCAGCCGTACCGGGCATCCGAGCCGGGGCTGCATGGGACCTTTGGGAGCTTCCCCTCCCACGATGGCATCTCGGGGGGGCTCCTGCCCTACGAGCTTGACTCTCGCTAtatggcaggcagcagggaggtcAGTAAGAGCAGCCTGGATGAGTGCTCGGACTCCACGAGCTATATGAGCAGTGCTGCCTCCACGTGCTCCGACAGGACCCCTTCTCCAGCTCACCCTGCCTGCCAGGGGGCTGACAGGCACAAGAAGAAGGCTGGGCAGAATGCACTGAGGTTCATCAGGCAATACCCCTTTGCCCACCCTGCCATCTACTCCCTGCTCAGCGGCAGGACCCTCATcgtgctgggggaggaggaagccaTAGTCAAGAAGCTCGTGACGGCGCTCTCCATCTTCGTGCCCAACTGCGGCCTTTATGCCAAGCCTGTGAAGCACTGGGTCACCTCCCCTCTGCACGTCGTGGATTTCCAGAAGTGGAAGCTGATCGGGCTCCAGAG GACGGTGTCTCCTGCCGGGGTGAATGTGCTGCATGCCCTGAGCCGCTACAGCCGCTACATCAGCATCCTGGACGCTGACAGCAAGACTCTGCGCTGCCCTCTGTACAAAGGCTCCGTGGTGTCCCGGCTGGCGGATCACCGCACGCAGATCAAGCGAGGAAGCACCTACTATATGCACGTCCAAAGCATCCTCACCCAGCTGTGCTCAAAAGCCTTCCTCTTCACCTTCTGCCACCATTTGCACCTTCCCATCAGCGAAAGGGAACCCGAAGAATCCGTCGTGAGTCGCAGGGTGAACTTTCTGAAGCTTCAACTGGGCCTGGTCAATGAAGACATCAAGATTGTGCAGTacctggcagagctgctgaagctgCAGTACCTTCAGGAGCCCGGGCAGGGGGTGAGCCCTCTGCTCCGCTTTGACTACGTGCCCAGCTTTTTGTACAAAATCTAG